From the Globicephala melas chromosome 8, mGloMel1.2, whole genome shotgun sequence genome, the window CCTTGCTAACATGTTTACTTCTTAAAAAACCGACTTCTATGTAGTCTTTCCAAGCACATCTGCTCTGAAGTGGGGAACAACCCTTGCTTGCTTCCCACTGATTTCCGATCTCCATCTGGGTGAGTAGCCTCTGTCAGGGTAAATGACAAATATGCAAGACTTCCCAAGTTGTCAGAGTAGATGGTACCATCCACGGAGGAGGGCGGCGGAGGGAGAGGTCAGGCGCAGCCCTGAACACCCACAACCCACCCGTCACACCTAGGTAGCAAAATGGGCAGCAGCCTTGCTGAGGCCTGCCCTCGGGGAGGAGCCAGGCACAGGCCAGTCACTATCAGACGGACATGCAAAAATCCAGGCAGCTTTCGGCAGGGAACTGCCCAGTTTCCCACTGAACATCCCTAAGTCTCCGGAATCAGGTGCACGGGCATGCGGACTGTGCCCCAGGAAGGTTAGAGAGAGCAGTTTCTTGGGGGATGGTGGGGACAAGGGAGCTGAAACTCCGAACTCTGCCCCTAACCAGCCAGGTGACCCAGGGCAAGTCCTACTTTCTAGATGATCTCTCAGATCTTTTGTGGTTCTGAAACATTTCCTGCTCTCCTTACCCTGTCCCATTCCCAGCTAAGAAGAACCACATACAGTCCCTCAGCAACCACAGCCCAGGCTGACTGCAGTGGGAGCTGAAGCACAGGCGGGAGCTCCAGGCACGCCTACCTGTGTGCAGTCTGGGGCTGGTGTCCTGGGGTTCATGGGGTTTGTGCAGGGACTGCTCAGCAGGGAGCTCCTGGGGAACAGCCCTGTCCCACGTGCCGCCTGTATGCTGAGCCTGCGTCCTGCAGGCCCCATCCTCTATAAGAGATCTGACCTTGGGGGCTGGCCTCCTGCTGCCTCTGTGCACACAGAGAAATCAAATGAGCTCAAACCCTAGCCACCAGCCAATTCCCACAGCCACAGCCGGGCCCCTGCAACCCTGGCAAGGTCCTGccactcacctttccccatgCCCGTAACTCTTCCCAGGCCCAGCTGAGGCCTTCTGAAGCTGGAGAACTTTGTGTAGTTGTAAGGGCCAGGCTCGGCTCCCCAGCCCTCTGCTCTGTAAAGTAGGTGTGCCCtaacacttacacacacacactcactgggCCCCTCACAGTTGGGCTGAGTGCACGGCCCCGCAGCCCTGCACTGTGCTTCCTCTCCCTCTACACCTCTTCCTGCCTCCCCGGCTGAAGAGGCTGCTCAGCTTGGCAAACGTGACTGCAGCAGGATACCAACCCaagggtcgggggtgggggcgtTGATCTTGGGGCGCAGAAAGAATTCACGCTGGTCCCTTCATATCCCCCACTCCTCTGCATCAGCAGTGGAGGCGCAGGAGCCAGTACCTGGATGGCTGGGCCCAGGAGCCCACTGAGAGCCAAAGGGTCACCTGGCACGAGGCCTATGTACAGGGGGTCGGCAAGGCTGTCTCCGCAGGCAGGCAGCTCCACTCCAGGCTGGGCAACCCCAGAGGGCACGAGGTGGCCTCTACTCGCAGGCCAGCTTGCTGTCGAAGCTGGACAGGGCAATGGCAAAGGCCTGCAGCGCACACAATGGGTAGTTGTAATCCATGGTGAACACGTCCTCTGCTACACGGCCAAACTGCATCACAATGTAGTCCGCTGGAGCCAGGCACAAGTGTGGACAGAGACAGAAGGGCAGAGCAGGGATGGCGGAGATGGGGAAGGACAGACACCCAAatcacaagagggaagagaaagcgAGAAGCAGAGAAGCCAAGAGAATCCCAGAGGTAAAACACAGACCAATTGGGAGAAGTGGCAGGAGAGATGGAACAGGTGGCAGAGGAGAAAGATGCATACAAACACCAGGAgacagggaagaagagaggaagtcCATTCAAAGGGTGTTCCCACGCCTGAGACTCTGCTGAGTGCACAGAATCTAGGGTCAGGGCTCCAGAGAAGGTTCCTCCACGGCCTCCCAGTCATTATGGTTAGAAAGTTCTTTACACCTAATCTAAGCCGTATAATCCATGTCCTTAAACTCTGACCTCTACGGGCAGGGCTAGGTGAGCTGAACCCTGAGCTAAGGGCCCCGGGTATCACGTGGACAGTAAAGTCAGGGCAGAAACACTCACGGTCATTGCCGTGGATGATCTGGAAGTTCTTCACGGAGGCCTGAGTGACGCGCCCGTGGAAGTTGAGTACGTAGGACTGCGTGTCGTCATTCCAGACAGGCGTCTTGTTCTGCAGCTCAATGATAGTCTCCGTGTTCTTATTTTGCCAGCGTGATAGCAGCGTCTCATGCTCCTGGGAGGGCAGCCTCAGCTGAGCCAGGCCCAGGCCTTGGCACCATGACCCCCCCCAAAGAGGGATCTGCCCCAGGGGTGGGAGTCCTTAGATTTCCCTAGACCTCCAGGGCTTCTCACACTGTGTCTcctccacacatacacaccagctGGAGTTCTGCCCTTAGACGCTCATGCAGACGCTGGGATAATGGGGAAGGCGGGTGGGATGGGGTAGAGACTCACGTTGCGGGGCCGGATACAGACTCTCTCGTGAACCATGGTCATGCCTGGGACAATCACACTCATCTTCCGCGGCCCCTTGAAACCTAAAACATTTGTTTCCTAGGAAATAGCGACAGAGAACTCAACACTGGCCCTGTGAGGACTCAACTTACCTACTGGAGAGACTGGGGGGAGGGAATAAAGTTGAGCTGAGCTAGCTTCCACCACTCACATGTCTAACAGGCATCTCTAAACTTACCATGTCCGGAAGTGCGCTCCTGAATCTCCACTCTGCCCAAATGAGCTGCTCTTACAGTCCTCCTCGCTCCCCTTAAGAGCATCTCAATTCTTCCATCTGCTCAAACTACTTGGAGTCATACTTGACTCCCCCCTCTCCCTCACACCCCACTTCTAATCCATCAGCAAATGCTGTCGGCTCTCCCTTCAAATTATATTCAGAATTCAACCACTTttcaccaccaccatccctcACCAAGATCACAGTACCGGCCTTTAGCTGGAATCCTTGtttcctcaccaccaccaccaccccccccgccTTCCTCCCCGTCATCTGTTCTCCACACAGCGGTGAGTGGTCCTGGTCAGTCAGATCATTTTCCTCTTCAGTTCAGAGTAAAAGCTGACGGTCCTCCCTCGACCTGCAAGGCCTCACGTCATACGGCCCCATTACCCCCTCTCTTCACCACTCCCCTGCATTCTCTGACCTCCTTGCTATTCCCGCTGCATGCCAGGCATCCAGGATTTTGGCACTCGCTGTGTTCTCCCCGACACCTGCACAGCTGGCtctcacttccttctggcctttaCCTAAGCACTACCTTGGTGGGGCCCTCCCTGCCATCCTTCCTAAAAGGACATTCATAGGcctcttccctgctttattttttccttcttaccaTTTATCAGaacatatttattttgcttatatgACTGTCTTATAGCATATCTCCCCACTAAGGGTTCACATCCCATAAGGGtctgtatttgtctctctcttcactACTATCTCTTCAGAGCCTCCAATAGCACCTGGGGCTCAGTATCTGAAGAGTCAGACTGCCTCCCCAAAGCCGACCAGCAGGTGGCACCACTGGATCATACAAAACAGCTATGCATTCCCAGGCTGATGGTACCAGGTCCTCATTCTGAAATGAGATGGAGAAACCCTTTGTGTTTATATTCATTCCAGTTTGGTCATCTgtgagctgtgtgacattggcAAGTGACTCAACCTCTGATCctaggtttcctcatctatacaatcAAGAAGATAGGATGGAGCTCTTAGGTTGAATATTCAATGAGATGATAATGCAAAGGGCCTTACAGTCCATTCAGGACCTGAACACGGGAGGGAGGACTGGAAGCTTGCACCAACAGGAACCCAGGCCTTCTGCCTCCTCCTTTGCAGGAGGCATCCAGGCTGGGCTTCAGAGAGCCAGGCCTAGTCCCCAGAACTCGCCAAGCAGATGGCCAGCTGTGTCCTGTCCCAGGCAGGGGCCACTCCACTGCGCCTCCGTGTCTGCCCGTAAAGGTAGATGGGATAGGCCACAGACAGGTAGCAAGTCCTGAGTGTCACGTCTAACTTGGAGACCAGAGACCCGGGAGCCCACGACTCACGTAGCATACAGCAGCCAGCTCCTGACGTAAGGTTCCACTTTCCAAAGGAGATGATGCCTTCTGAGGGTTGACTCCATTGTCATAAACGGTGAACTTTGTGCCCATGAGGTTGGACCTGAAGGACAGGCACGATCAGCACAGGGTCATGCACCCTGTGCCCCAAGGCTGTCCTGTGGCGAGCCTGCGAAGCATTCTGGGCCGGGCCAGGAGCGGACCTGGGGGCACAGGCACACTGCGCATGGAGTCCCCGCCTCTGGAGGCGCTTCTTGGACAGAAGGCCTCAACTTGCTCTGAGTTTAATCAAAGAGCATCTCGGTTCAGTTCAGGGAAATCTGAGTTCCACAGAAAGTCTCCCTGGAGGAACAGGAGTGGCTCCCCACACGGGAGGTGAGCCACCAGAGTAGCATCTGACAAGACTGCAGAGGGGACTCAGCGCCCCAAGGAGGGTGGAGATGTTCTACTACTCTGTCCCATTCAGCCTGTGAGCTTTGGTCCAGCCCCATCTCCAGCTTTAGCTCCTGACTGCTAAGCTTGACTTATGCTCCCAAACCGGGCACTCTTCCTCAGCACACCTTCCCTCACCTGAGGCCTAGCTCAGAGCCTTTCCCCCACCCTAAGGCTGCTTTCTCTTCCCTCAAGGGCTCACTCTCAGCCACGCCCCTTGGCACTGACCATGGGGCTAAGGCGGCTCTTCCACGGTGGCCTACGTCGTCACTGACATCCTAGGGTTTGATCCAACCCTCTTTGCGGGCCTGCATCCCCTCTGCCTAGGAGCAGCTTAGGGTAGGGCATGTGAGGCCCATCTTCAGATCGGCTCTAGGCTGGCACAGACCGGGCCTATGGTTGATCTGATAGAAACGACTTTGGGAGAGGATCGACCCCTGGCCTGGATCTCCCTCAGGGACAGGAGATGTCCTCTACAGAGcctgcccctgcctgccccacccctgccggCCTCCTGGGGGAGTGCTCGTACCGCAGTTTCCCGATGTAGCTGTCCCCTCCTCGAGACAAGTCTGTTGGGTCCACAGAGATGAGGTAATTGGAAGTtttactcttctttctcttccttcccgcCAGGAGGAACACCTTGGGAGTGGAGCAGGGTCATGTTCCAGGCCCGGCCTCCGGTCCACACACAATCACGGGTGCCACTCACACACCTGCACTCACGAGTGACTCCCTTGCTTCAGCTCTGGAACatacgtgtgtgcacacacacacacactgaccaGGCATGGAGGCTTCTGTCTCTTTGGGGGAACTGGCAGGTCAGTGCTGGAGCTGAGGCTTCCAGTCCCATTCCAGCCCCCAGGACTTCAAGCCCACAGGGTGAAAACTGTGTGTCCAAGCCAACCTCACCTTCTTCCCATCCTCACGGTCCAGGTGCAGAAAGTAGGTGGGGTACATGCCCCGGTCCATGCCCTTCTTGTCCCGTGTGATGCGGCACTTGATGGTGATCCCCTGTGGGGCCGGCCTCAGGACGAACTCCTCAAGATCCTGGACCTCAACATCCACCGACggctctggggctggggggctgggggctgaggctgcCTCCTacggaggagagaggagaagccTGAGCCCCAGGGACCCTGAACAGCTGAAACTGGTGGTCTGGTATCCAAAGCTGCCCCCAACGTGGTAATGGTGGGAGACAGGGCAGGCCCCCTGGGATGTGGACCCAGCTATCCTGGCCCTGGGACCAGCAGCTAGCTTCCTAGCCCTTCCCTCACCTCagcagccctgggggtggggaaggaggaaatgggCAGGTTCTCAGGGGCCATCCTGTCCAACTCcagctccccccagcccccagcccggcTGAAGAGACTGGGAGGACAGAAGAGCCCAGGCCGGAGAAGGTCCTGATAGGCACCTgggcccagcccctggcccagaAAAGCCAGCTCCCCGTCACTTCACACTCGTTCCCCTCCCAGCTGGGTGACACTGCCGTCTGCCCCTCTGCTGAGCAGGAAGCTCCGTACTCACCCTGATGGACTTCCTGCTCGTCGCAGAGCTGGGGCGGGTGTTGCTGTTCAGCTGGGAGGAGCTGGAGCTGTTCTCGtcctcatcctcctcctcctcttcgaAGCTCATGCTGCTGGAGACGCCTGGGCCACAGAGGAGCGGGAAGGGACGAGCGGTCACACAGGCACGCCCGGTCACCGGTTCCCAGGCTCTGAGTCACCCACACGTGCAGAGCTGCATGTACACATGTGCATCCACACACTCCCACACACAACCAGATGCACACAAGGACGCTTTCTCTCTGGTGCGTACGAGAGCTGGGGCTGGTCGCTATCCCCAGGTGCAGCCCCCCTCCCAGCTTCGGCCATCAGACCCTCCCTCTCTAGCGGTCAGGGTGCCCTGTCTCCGTGTAGCAAGTCCTGAGTTGAGCTGACCCCGCACTGGGAGCCTCCACTTCTGGCCTCAGGCCTACAGAGGCCTTGGCTAGCACAGGCCGTGAAATCTCGGGAAAGGCCCGACTCCTTACTCAGCCTGATGCGTGGGGCCCACCAACTCCTCTCCAAAGCCTGCCTGGGCCCCCTGGCTACGTGCTTCTCCACACCTGGGATGCCATCTCCAGCCCTCTCTCCAGGAAGCTGTCCCGTGGTCGGGAAACGATGTGGGCAGCAGGTTTCCTGGGAGGATCTGCCTTGCCTCTCAGCCTCCTGGCCCCGCTCCCCCTAGCTCAGCAGACAGGGGGCACGTTTCGCAAGCAGGAGCTTTTTCAAAGGAACCAAAGGGAGAGGAAACCTGTCCCCAAACCTGGGCCTCCCTGGGGGCagatggggatggggagagacagGGCTGGGCTGCGAGCTGGTTGGTTATCTTAGTTCACACTTCCCTTAACTCAGCCTTATCAGGGGCCCCTCCCTGCCCAAGTTTCTCATTGCTCTCCAAGTGTGCCCCAcaccagggcctgggaggggctggAACAGACACAGGAGAGTCATGCTCCCCAAGAAGGGTGCATCTGAGAACCTGGGGCTGGGCTTGGGGGGCATCACTGGACCCCCACGGGGCTCACCCTTCCTCTGCATCGTGGCACGGACGTCCTACCCACTGGGCCGTGTGCCCCCACCAGCGGCTGTCTCCCCCTCGTCCCGGGCGTGGTCTGACTGGCCCACAGTCAGGATCCGCATGGGGCCTCGGGCCTCAGACCTGTCTTCTGCCAGTGCTGCTGGCCCGCTGGTGCCTGCAGGCCACGGACACTCCTGAGTCCCatccaggggtggggagggcggggggagaGCCTGGATTCTCAGATGTCCAGGAAGAGGGTGAGGGAAGAATGGGGGGACCCTCTGAAAACTTCATTGGCAAAACcgagtttttaaaaaggaatgacagCTGTCTGTCAGCcgagtttttaaaaaggaatgacagCTGTCTGTCAGCCTCTGAACGATCAGTGAGCTAGGAAGGGGCATGGGCTCCGTTTCTTCTGCCGTTCCCCTACATCTGTGGCCGAGGGTAGGACTGAGATGCCTCACATCCCAGGCAGACAGCTCCCAAACCAACTGCACGGTGGAAAGGACGAGAGGGAGAACGAGGCCGGATCCGACACGGCGAGGCCACCACTCGGCACAGACGCGGCCAGCTCCACGTCGTCCAAGCTGatctctctccctcacacacGCAGACTCACACACGTCGTAAAAACACACAGGCCCCTCAAAAAAGCCAGGTTGGCATACACTTGCTTTCCCGAATGGAGGGGCTCCCCTCCCCCGTCAACCTTCCTGCCCAAGTTGCCACAGATTCAGGCAGAAGCAAGGCTCTACCCAGAATGCTGCGGTCAGTCAGCTCCACAAGCCCACAGACCCCAACGCACCACTGTCCAGCCACGACCCAGAGGCCCGAAGCCACTCCGTGTAAAGGCTTGAGGAGACAGGGTGTCTAGCCAGCAGAGACAGGGCTCGGGGCAGGGGCCCGTAACCGTCCTTGCTCTCCAGGGATCTTCTCTGGAGAGGCAGGAGCAGAGGGAACAGACTGGTCTGTGGGGCCCAGAGGGTGGAACTGGGAGTAGGGAAGAGTCGAGGAAGCTGCCCAAGGTGGGGAC encodes:
- the TUB gene encoding LOW QUALITY PROTEIN: tubby protein homolog (The sequence of the model RefSeq protein was modified relative to this genomic sequence to represent the inferred CDS: deleted 2 bases in 1 codon) produces the protein MGPRTPLLSFWVCTFAKTGILFPGGTPRPMGSQHSKQHRKPGPLKRGHRRDRRTTRRKYWKEGREIARVLDDEGSNLRQQKLDRQRALLEQKQKKKRQEPLMVQANADGRPRSRRARQSEEQAPLVESYLSSSGSASYQVQEADSLASVPLGAARPTAPASAKRTKAAAAAGGQGAASGKEKKGRHKGVSSSMSFEEEEEDEDENSSSSSQLNSNTRPSSATSRKSIREAASAPSPPAPEPSVDVEVQDLEEFVLRPAPQGITIKCRITRDKKGMDRGMYPTYFLHLDREDGKKVFLLAGRKRKKSKTSNYLISVDPTDLSRGGDSYIGKLRSNLMGTKFTVYDNGVNPQKASSPLESGTLRQELAAVCYETNVLGFKGPRKMSVIVPGMTMVHERVCIRPRNEHETLLSRWQNKNTETIIELQNKTPVWNDDTQSYVLNFHGRVTQASVKNFQIIHGNDPDYIVMQFGRVAEDVFTMDYNYPLCALQAFAIALSSFDSKLACE